The proteins below are encoded in one region of Aspergillus nidulans FGSC A4 chromosome III:
- a CDS encoding uncharacterized protein (transcript_id=CADANIAT00006061), translating to MSNEFLCILPDKPDAQAKRLEVRSKHLEGVKPLVEAGKVVVGGAMLNAHPSEGETPSFKGSMLIVLGEKEEDAWEVIRNDIYTKSGVWDLNAAQVIPFKSAVRVGA from the exons ATGTCTAACGAATTTCTCTGCATTCTCCCCGACAAGCCCGACGCGCAGGCGAAAAGACTTGAGGTCCGATC GAAACACCTTGAAGGCGTGAAACCGCTCGTTGAGGCCGGGAAGGTAGTTGTTGGTG GCGCAATGCTCAACGCGCACCCATCTGAAGGCGAAACGCCCTCGTTCAAGGGGAGTATGCTCATTGTCCTTGgcgaaaaagaagaagatgcatgGGAGGTTATCCGGAATGATATCTACACCAAATCGGGGGTTTGGGATCTGAATGCAGCGCAGGTTATTCCG TTCAAGTCTGCGGTTAGGGTTGGAGCGTAA
- a CDS encoding ANP1/MMN9/VAN1 family protein (transcript_id=CADANIAT00006062), with protein sequence MLLPKGGVTWKSARARLPPWRAILVLVTRTRFLISLAITGLIVLLWRGISSSASEMQNFYCYGPPKAPMDMSLNEITEWTAHAQTPVLFNYHEPYEVNSSSIKNVDLNPIKSTNQAVQNRERVLILTPLRDASFHLNRYFDLIYKLTYPHELIDLAFLVGDTKDDTLATLASELQRIQDQGDKVAFRSATIIQKDFGTDFEMNVEDRHSFAAQGPRRKAIGRARNYLLYSALKPDHSWVYWRDVDIVDSPDTILEDFIAHDKDILVPNIWFHRYKDGVDIEGRFDYNSWIESDKGRRLRATLDPDTILAEGYKEYDTGREYLVGMGDWRNDKDKEVELDGIGGVNIVVKADVHRSGINFPAYAFENQAETEGFARMAKRAGYQVIGLPNYVVWHIDTDEKPGNLGDRKAY encoded by the exons ATGTTACTTCCAAAGGGTGGTGTGACGTGGAAGTCAGCTAGAGCTAGGCTGCCTCCATGGCGAGCGATTCTAGTTCTAGTGACGAGGACACGCTTCTTAATATCTCTGGCCATTACTGGCTTGATTGTTTTATTATGGCGCGGAATAAGCAGCTCTGCCTCGGAAATGCAAAA TTTCTATTGCTATGGGCCTCCTAAAGCACCGATGGATATGAGTCTCAATGAGATTACCGAATGGACCGCTCATGCTCAGACTCCCGTCCTATTCAACTATCACGAGCCTTACGAAGTGAATTCCAGCTCGATCAAGAACGTCGACCTCAATCCTATCAAATCCACCAACCAGGCCGTCCAGAACCGTGAGCGTGTTCTTATTCTCACTCCGCTGAGGGATGCTTCGTTCCATTTGAATAGATACTTCGACCTCATCTACAAGCTGACGTATCCGCACGAGCTGATTGACCTAGCTTTCCTTGTTGGGGACACCAAGGATGACACCCTGGCAACACTCGCCTCCGAACTTCAGCGGATCCAGGATCAGGGTGACAAGGTCGCTTTTCGGAGCGCCACCATCATCCAGAAGGATTTCGGCACCGACTTCGAAATGAATGTGGAGGACAGGCACTCGTTCGCTGCACAGGGACCCCGGCGCAAAGCTATTGGCAGGGCCCGCAACTATCTGCTCTACTCTGCTCTTAAACCCGATCACTCTTGGGTGTACTGGCGGGATGTTGATATTGTTGACAGCCCGGATACCATTCTGGAAGACTTTATCGCCCACGACAAGGATATTCTCGTTCCGA ACATTTGGTTCCACCGCTACAAGGATGGCGTTGATATCGAGGGTCGCT TTGACTACAACTCCTGGATTGAATCcgataaagggaggagacTCCGCGCTACTCTGGACCCTGACACTATCCTGGCGGAAGGCTATAAGGAATACGACACCGGCCGCGAGTATCTTGTCGGAATGGGCGACTGGAGAAATGACAAGGATaaggaggttgagcttgaCGGTATTGGTGGTGTTAACATTGTCGTTAAAGCCGACGTCCATCGCTCGG GGATCAACTTCCCAGCATATGCTTTCGAAAATCAGGCCGAAACTGAAGGGTTTGCGAGAATGGCCAAACGTGCTGGATACCAGGTCATTGGCTTGCCAAACTACGTTGTCTGGCATATCGATACTGACGAGAAACCCGGGAACCTCGGTGACCGCAAGGCGTACTAA
- a CDS encoding putative HLH DNA binding domain protein (transcript_id=CADANIAT00006063), producing MAPMADHISQRYTLPGVRAISSEPSPVDMTMGRSLPPLPQNMPQRDVFNPITNRNFLPSPPSTHEAFSAKPVLPPAVSPPSPAYSADSWSDSPESQISFRSLPDPSVASIDEIMSLLFPPPEQRTRKRPLQQCGRKRKLSAAGFEDVLREKHRVAEADRRKNLSILVQGLDDRLHDFFLELAGWKSSKNSMQSKEHIIKAAIILIDYQKLIIRELFRGGNKLPCDLQGRMQCQRLVASLQQQNEQQKQEILDLRERNRALEEKVRALEHQLNASGHMFCSPKVEQSSLQQLAPVPDSKPKLMLPSLQGFDRVVDLSPDSARFNTSPAKTSQSYYGQSFLSRTPPSTGPSSPVFHQDACSAASRPLSFIQSP from the exons ATGGCTCCTATGGCAGATCATATCTCTCAGCGCTACACTCTTCC CGGGGTGCGCGCAATCTCTTCGGAGCCTAGCCCAGTAGATATGACCATGGGCAGGTCCTTGCCTCCACTTCCGCAGAACATGCCTCAGCGGGACGTGTTCAATCCGATTACCAACAGGAACTTCCTGCCTAGCCCACCCAGCACACATGAGGCCTTCTCTGCTAAACCGGTGTTGCCACCTGCTgtctctcctccatccccGGCATACTCTGCGGATTCCTGGTCAGATTCGCCTGAATCGCAGATCTCATTCAGGTCGTTACCGGACCCTTCAGTCGCTTCCATCGACGAGATCATGAGCTTATTATTCCCACCACCAGAACAGAGGACCCGTAAACGGCCTCTGCAGCAGTGTGGCCGGAAAAGGAAGTTGAGCGCCGCTGGATTTGAGGACGTCTTGAGGGAAAAGCATCGTGTTGCCGAAGCAGACCGACGAAAGAACCTGAGTATCCTGGTCCAGGGGTTGGACGACAGGCTACATGATTTCTTTTTGGAGCTAGCCGGGTGGAAATCTTCGAAAAACTCGATGCAGTCCAAGGAGCACATTATCAAAGCCGCCATTATTCTTATTGATTAccagaagctcatcatcagGGAATTGTTTCGTGGGGGCAACAAACTACCATGTGACCTGCAAGGCCGCATGCAATGCCAGCGCTTGGTCGCTagtctccagcagcagaacgAGCAACAAAAGCAAGAAATCTTGGATCTGAGAGAGAGAAATAGAGCATTGGAAGAGAAAGTGCGAGCGCTTGAACATCAGTTAAATGCTTCCGGCCACATGTTTTGCTCTCCAAAGGTCGAGCAGTCGAGCCTGCAGCAACTGGCTCCGGTACCTGATAGTAAACCGAAACTCATGCTGCCTAGCTTGCAAGGGTTCGATAGGGTTGTTGATCTCAGCCCAGACTCTGCTCGGTTCAACACATCGCCTGCGAAAACGTCTCAGTCTTATTATGGCCAATCATTCCTCAGCCGAACACCCCCATCAACCGGGCCATCCTCTCCTGTATTTCACCAAGACGCGTGCTCGGCAGCTTCACGACCGCTATCTTTCATTCAATCGCCATAG
- a CDS encoding uncharacterized protein (transcript_id=CADANIAT00006064), protein MDNSRTYYELINSISSPADLQNEKHVRTSHIRAEAGGAEPRTIIVVDSDVEIATVTKAYPSTWVVTTRQEIPEIQQAELMGDGTDLWRLREQWFEYAQSTAYVFIYRDVIPMICAIICWFGACHLGSGSGGGGPYALADITCHL, encoded by the exons ATGGATAACTCGCGTACATACTATGAGCTtatcaactccatctcctctcccGCCGATCTCCAGAATGAAAAGCATGTTCGAACATCGCATATCCGGGCCGAGGCAGGCGGAGCTGAGCCTAGAACGATCATAGTGGTGGATTCAGATGTCGAGATCGCCACAGTAACAAAAGCCTATCCATCTACTTGGGTCGTCACGACTCGCCAGGAGATCCCG GAAATTCAGCAAGCTGAACTCATGGGCGATGGGACAGATCTGTGGCGGCTGCGAGAACAATGGTTCGAATATGCGCAAAGTACGGCATACGTGTTCATCTACCGGGATGTTATCCCTATGATTTGCGCAATAATTTGTTGGTTTGGTGCATGCCACcttggaagtggaagtggaggtggtgggccGTATGCATTGGCGGATATAACCTGTCATCTGTGA
- a CDS encoding uncharacterized protein (transcript_id=CADANIAT00006065), with the protein MTIAPVTAYPVSPSSASRPRIPNSTRSIGATLCRVDIDVNLWTGKTCFSNTGFSAVHDAHACVRAGALYCDGSFPCVWLLGGVESTYWESSQEQWKAGTIPRFAGDAICHTLMGFAARGEVQWAIELRGQDRVIFLGACCSLIHHCELEESWELNPENMNEWLDRMVGCDRLV; encoded by the exons ATG ACGATAGCCCCTGTAACTGCGTACCCTGTGTCACCAAGCTCTGCTTCCAGACCGCGGATACCCAATTCCACTCGCTCTATTGGGGCAACCCTCTGCAGAGTGGATATCGATGTGAATTTATGGACGGGCAAAACCTGTTTTTCAAACACCGGGTTCAGTGCAGTGCATGATGCTCATGCATGCGTTCGGGCCGGGGCGCTGTACTGCGACGGCAG TTTTCCATGCGTTTGGCTTCTAGGGGGCGTAGAGAGCACCTACTGGGAATCAAG CCAGGAGCAGTGGAAGGCCGGAACGATTCCAAGGTTCGCAGGGGATGCGATATGCCATACATTGATGGGGTTCGCGGCCCGCGGCGAGGTGCAGTGGGCCATAGAACTTCGAGGCCAAGATCGAGTGATCT TCTTGGGTGCATGTTGCTCTCTTATACACCACTGTGAGTTGGAGGAATCGTGG GAACTGAATCCAGAGAACATGaatgagtggctggatcgaATGGTGGGATGCGATCGATTGGTCTGA
- a CDS encoding uncharacterized protein (transcript_id=CADANIAT00006066), which produces MPRVRVSSSQNCHEKEGRLLLAVQAIKKKEITSIREAARRFNVPESTLRTRLRGTTNRAESRANGHKLTEIEEEVLKQWILSLDLRGAAPTKAHVREMANILLAKRGSTPIQTVGQKWVYNYTQRHPELESRLSRQYDCQRAKQENPKVIQAWFNTVRATIEQYGILPDDIYNFDETGFAMGLCAHQKVITKSESCGRRPVLQPGNREWVTAIESISASGWALPPTLIFKGKQYNQAWFTGLPPDWRFEISTNGWTTNEISLRWLQKQFIPSTEHRTRGRYQLLVLDGHGSHLTPEFDQICTDHNIIPLCMPAHSSHLLQPLDIGCFAVLKRSYASLVDQKMRLGISHIDKLDFLAAYPQARISTFKLDTIRNSFRAAGLVPLNPEPVLSKLSIQARTPTPPGSRGSQASTFCPHTPANVDELLKQASLLRDFLKQRSKSPPSPSHNALNQLIKGCQIAMQKGILLEQENRALRAENAIQRRKRARTHRWIAHDNGLSVQEATELEEAHNASFQAIPGPCGPPAEGAQTPKARALPTCSTCHRIGHRRNACPNK; this is translated from the coding sequence atgccccgagttcgcgttagttcaagccaaaattgccatgagaaggaaggtcggctcctactggctgtacaggctattaaaaaaaaggagattacatcaatacgcgaggcagcacgtcgcttcaatgtgcctgaatctacactacgtacgcgactacgcgggactacaaatcgcgccgaatctcgcgcaaatggccataaattgactgagattgaagaggaagtgcttaagcagtggattctctctttagatctacgcggagcagctcctacaaaagctcatgtacgagaaatggctaatattctgcttgcaaagcgtggttccaccccaatccagactgtcggccagaaatgggtatataattatactcaacgccacccggagcttgagtctcgcttgtcaaggcaatacgactgccagcgagcaaagcaagagaacccaaaggttattcaagcatggtttaacaccgtacgagccacaatcgaacaatacgggatcctaccggacgatatctacaactttgatgagactggctttgcaatgggcctttgtgcacatcagaaagtgattaccaagtcagaatcatgtggccgaagaccagttctacagccaggaaaccgtgaatgggttactgcaattgagtcaatcagtgcttctggatgggcacttccaccaacacttatctttaagggcaagcagtataaccaagcatggtttacaggccttccgcccgactggcgatttgaaattagtacaaatggatggacaactaatgaaattagccttcgctggcttcagaagcaatttatcccgtcaacagagcatcgtacgcgcggaagatatcaacttctagttcttgatggccatggaagccatcttacaccagagtttgatcaaatctgtacagatcataatattataccactctgcatgccggcacattcctcccatcttctacaaccacttgatattggatgttttgcagttttgaagcgctcgtacgccagcttggttgatcagaaaatgcggcttggcatcagccatattgacaaacttgatttccttgcagcctatccacaagctcgaatcagcacatttaagctggatacaatcagaaacagttttcgagcagcaggactagtgccattgaatcctgaaccagtgctttcaaagcttagtattcaggctcgtacgcctacaccccctggaagccgtggcagccaggcaagcactttttgcccacatacaccagcaaatgttgatgagcttctaaagcaagcttctttactcagagattttctcaaacagcgctcaaaaagtccaccatcaccgtcccataatgccctaaaccagctaattaaaggctgtcaaattgcaatgcaaaagggcatactattggagcaagagaatagggcgctacgtgctgaaaatgctatacaaaggcgaaagcgagctcgtacgcatagatggatagctcatgataatggtctgtctgtacaagaggctacagagctcgaggaagctcataatgcgtcttttcaggcaatacctggtccatgcgggccaccagcagaaggtgcacaaacaccaaaggcacgggcattacctacatgtagtacctgccatagaattgggcatagaagaaatgcttgtccaaataaataa
- the ecm33 gene encoding GPI-anchored protein Ecm33 (transcript_id=CADANIAT00006067): MAFVKYALPALAAANAVFAANCGSGKTITISSQSDLDGYNTCESLDGDVELSDRLTGTVTINGVQRIKGALTSTGGANITSLSAPSLETIDDTFKLEGATSLTSLDFPQLTSVGEIDFQAVPVLQSLGFTKGVTKAGSVSIVNTGLTSLDGISLNSVGSFVVTDNTQLETVDVNNLKNATNLINFAGNYDELEISLPNLATGTNLTIRNVSSVSLPSLTKLEGQLGFWGNSFSSLSAPNLTESGDLVFEDNANLSNLSLPVLETVNGGFLITRNDKLSTINFPKLATVTGAIDFSGAFDKATLPSLKNVRGGFNMQSTGNFSCSTFNSWKDNTIHGTYKCEAETSDPTTADGTSGSSTTTSGDGSSPTDDAAVLTAANVPVMGVAALFGLLVQYVL, from the exons ATGGCTTTCGTCAAATACGCTCTTCCCGCCCTCGCTGCGGCCAATGCCGTCTTCGCTGCTA ACTGTGGCAGTGGTAAgaccatcaccatcagcaGCCAGAGCGACCTGGATGGTTACAACACCTGCGAGAGCCTCGACGGTGACGTCGAACTCTCCGACCGCCTCACTGGCACCGTTACCATCAACGGTGTTCAGAGAATCAAGGGTGCTCTGACCAGCACTGGTGGCGCAAACATCACCTCCCTCTCGGCCCCCAGCCTCGAGACTATTGACGACACCTTCAAGCTCGAAGGCGCTACATCACTCACTTCCCTCGACTTCCCTCAGCTCACCTCGGTCGGTGAGATTGACTTCCAGGCCGTCCCCGTCCTCCAGAGCCTCGGTTTCACCAAGGGTGTCACGAAGGCTGGCAGTGTCTCTATCGTCAACACAGGTCTGACTTCCCTCGACGGTATTTCGCTCAACTCTGTTGGCAGCTTCGTTGTCACCGACAACACTCAGCTCGAGACCGTCGACGTGAACAATCTCAAGAACGCCACCAACCTTATCAACTTCGCTGGTAACTacgatgagctggagatctCGCTCCCCAACCTGGCCACCGGTACCAACCTGACCATCCGTAACGTCAGCTCGGTctctcttccctccctcACCAAGCTCGAGGGTCAGCTCGGTTTCTGGGGaaactccttctcttctctcagCGCTCCCAACCTCACTGAGTCTGGTGACCTTGTCTTCGAGGACAACGCCAACCTCTCCAACCTCAGCCTGCCCGTTCTCGAGACTGTCAACGGTGGTTTCTTGATCACCCGCAACGACAAGCTTAGCACCATTAACTTCCCCAAGCTGGCCACTGTTACCGGTGCCATTGACTTCAGTGGTGCTTTCGACAAGGCcactcttccttctctcaaGAACGTTCGTGGTGGATTCAACATGCAGAGTACTGGTAACTTCAGCTGCTCTACCTTTAACTCCTGGAAGGACAACACCATCCACGGTACTTACAAGTGCGAGGCTGAGACAAGCGACCCCACCACTGCCGACGGCACCTCTggatccagcaccaccaccagcggTGACGGCTCATCTCCCACTGACGATGCTGCTGTCTTGACTGCCGCTAACGTCCCTGTCATGGGTGTTGCTGCCCTGTTCGGCCTTCTCGTTCAGTACGTTCTGTAA
- the alkA gene encoding DNA-3-methyladenine glycosylase II (transcript_id=CADANIAT00006068) produces MALRRSTRLSALIPLKSTAQAATSASQRSNGITKTRKLSTKEKKKKTWTTENLNSHAQSVIDSDPNPTEQTPTTVPPLPPSSAVDSNTHNSNYWDSTPISNSRLHTPPPLDRPVEPHRTNATLLTPHGSSLVAYPPGATGSDISPSKPGLPRPTATTGTLLEKATAHLIATDPRLEPLIKAHHCSLFSPEGLAEKIDPFRSLVGTIIGQQVSGAAARSIREKFVALLWGLNHTYENGDEVQRDREDENEGYFPTPEEIVRVDIPTLRTAGLSQRKAEYIHGLAEKFASGELSATMLLNASDEELLEKLTAVRGLGRWSVEMFACFTLKRTDVFSTGDLGVQRGCAAFMGKDFKYMSEKEMLDLAAKFAPYRSLFMWYMWRVEEVDVTVLSG; encoded by the exons ATGGCTCTCCGCCGCTCTACTCGACTGAGCGCACTTATCCCCCTTAAATCAACGGCGCAAGccgcaacatcagcatcacAACGCAGCAACGGAATCACAAAAACGCGGAAACTctcaacaaaagaaaagaagaagaagacgtgGACAACCGAGAATCTCAACTCGCATGCCCAGTCTGTCATAGACTCAGATCCAAATCCAACCGAGCAAACCCCAACGACGGTTCCTCCGCTCCCTCCTTCGTCCGCAGTCGACAGCAACACCCACAATAGTAACTACTGGGACAGCACACCGATATCAAACTCACGCCTTCATACCCCTCCCCCCCTAGACCGCCCCGTCGAACCCCATCGCACAAATGCAACTCTTTTAACCCCCCACGGCTCGTCTCTCGTCGCCTATCCCCCCGGAGCAACAGGGTCAGACATTTCCCCCTCGAAGCCAGGCCTGCCCCGCCCCACGGCGACAACTGGCACGCTTCTCGAGAAAGCAACAGCGCATCTGATAGCCACGGACCCACGCCTAGAACCTCTTATAAAGGCACATCACTGCTCGCTTTTTTCGCCAGAGGGATTAGCCGAGAAGATCGATCCGTTTCGGAGCTTGGTCGGGACAATTATAGGACAGCAAGTTTCGGGCGCGGCGGCGAGGTCAATTCGAGAGAAGTTCGTAGCGTTGCTGTGGGGCTTGAATCATACTTATGAAAATGGTGATGAGGTGCAAAGAGATCGTGAAGACGAGAATGAAGGTTACTTCCCTACACCAGAGGAGATAGTCCGTGTTGATATTCCTACGTTACGAACAGCAGGGTTATCACAGCGCAAGGCGGAGTATATCCACGGCCTCGCGGAGAAATTTGCGAGCGGGGAGTTGAGTGCGACGATGTTGTTGAACGCTAGTGATGAGGAGttgctggagaagttgaCTGCTGTGCGAGGACTGGGGAGATGGTCGGTCGAGATGTTTGCGTGCTTCACGCTCAAGCGGACGGATGTGTTTTCGACAGGGGATTTAGGTGTTCA GAGAGGATGTGCCGCTTTCATGGGAAAGGAC TTCAAGTACATGTcggagaaagagatgctAGATTTGGCCGCCAAGTTCGCGCCGTATAG GAGCCTCTTCATGTGGTACATGTGGCGTGTAGAAGAAGTCGATGTCACTGTGCTGAGCGGCTAG